One genomic window of Candidatus Acidiferrales bacterium includes the following:
- a CDS encoding cupin domain-containing protein, with translation MDEKKPFGSQAIKTAGSVEYSEDSVVSKQLIKRGGGTISLFAFDKGQSLSEHTAPFDAFVEVLDGEAEFVVGGKNVKVGTGEFIILPANVPHSATAAQRFKMLLVMIRE, from the coding sequence ATGGATGAGAAGAAACCTTTTGGCTCGCAGGCAATAAAGACAGCCGGTTCAGTTGAATACTCAGAAGATTCGGTTGTCAGCAAACAATTGATCAAGCGGGGAGGAGGCACGATTTCCCTTTTTGCTTTCGACAAAGGCCAATCGTTAAGCGAGCATACTGCTCCTTTCGATGCCTTTGTTGAAGTCCTCGATGGTGAAGCGGAATTTGTTGTCGGAGGGAAAAATGTCAAAGTCGGCACGGGGGAATTTATAATTCTTCCCGCCAATGTCCCTCACTCGGCGACCGCGGCGCAGCGTTTCAAGATGCTGCTGGTGATGATCAGAGAATGA
- the tnpA gene encoding IS200/IS605 family transposase has product MEKRKWSFSKIYLHFVWTTKNRLAVIDKSIKKDIIKVLCSKAKDLGIQIIEANGVADHFHALVESTPTISPSDIAKNFKGSSAHFVNHVTLKEDKLRSLYWQDGYGVVSVSPSAVKSIGEYIRSQEVHHSEGSSIEEYEI; this is encoded by the coding sequence ATGGAAAAAAGAAAATGGTCTTTTAGCAAAATATATTTGCATTTTGTTTGGACGACGAAGAATCGTCTCGCCGTAATTGACAAATCAATCAAGAAAGATATCATCAAGGTTCTGTGCTCGAAAGCTAAAGACCTAGGGATTCAAATTATCGAGGCGAATGGAGTCGCCGATCATTTCCATGCGCTGGTAGAATCCACCCCGACGATTTCGCCATCGGATATCGCTAAGAATTTTAAAGGTTCATCGGCACATTTTGTAAATCACGTTACGTTGAAGGAAGATAAGTTGAGAAGTCTCTATTGGCAAGATGGGTATGGTGTGGTATCAGTTAGTCCATCGGCCGTCAAATCGATTGGTGAATATATCAGAAGCCAAGAAGTCCATCATAGTGAAGGCTCGTCAATTGAGGAATATGAGATATGA
- a CDS encoding isoprenylcysteine carboxylmethyltransferase family protein has protein sequence MSQRALSSILLFTLSLLFLLVRLHFTIKRRREFGKTRRDENSIAREGKADFTFPRILIGPVIPTFILICAINPSWMRCIQFPHPVWGMGIGTVMTLGGIAFLAWTHACLGKEWSVSLQLRDDHRLIQSGPYARVRHPMYTSLFAIYIGLALVSNNYGIMLLVIMVVISLLLRVPKEEDRMIEKFGDECRDYILKTGRFFPRLPDVSLEKLNDI, from the coding sequence ATGAGTCAGAGGGCACTTTCCAGTATTCTATTATTCACTTTATCACTTCTCTTCCTACTCGTCAGACTTCACTTCACGATAAAGAGGCGCCGGGAATTCGGGAAGACTCGGCGAGACGAAAACTCGATCGCGCGCGAGGGGAAGGCTGACTTCACTTTCCCCCGAATATTAATTGGGCCGGTTATACCGACATTTATTCTTATATGTGCCATAAATCCGTCGTGGATGCGATGCATTCAATTTCCACATCCCGTCTGGGGAATGGGGATCGGGACCGTCATGACACTGGGCGGCATCGCGTTCCTCGCCTGGACTCACGCATGTCTCGGGAAAGAATGGTCGGTGAGCCTGCAACTGCGGGACGACCACCGCTTAATTCAATCGGGTCCGTATGCAAGAGTCCGCCATCCGATGTACACATCCCTCTTTGCTATTTACATCGGTCTTGCACTCGTCTCGAACAACTACGGAATAATGCTCCTCGTAATTATGGTCGTGATCAGCCTCCTTCTGAGAGTACCTAAGGAAGAAGACAGGATGATCGAGAAGTTCGGGGACGAATGCAGAGATTATATTCTGAAGACGGGAAGGTTTTTCCCGAGGCTTCCGGACGTCAGCCTTGAGAAGCTGAACGACATTTGA
- a CDS encoding isoprenylcysteine carboxylmethyltransferase family protein: MTQGALSRILLVGLLLLFLLVRLFFTIKKRREGGRIARDEDAIAREGKSNFTFRRIIFGPVLTFFIVLCCLNPSWLRYLEIPYSSFIMWFGAVMALAGIALLAWTHLCLGKEWSVNLQLRDDHRLIRSGPYSEVRHPMYTALFFIYIGLGLISNDYVAFILILMAVISLLLRIPREEDMMIEKFGEEYRTYIKKTGKFFPKLG, translated from the coding sequence ATGACTCAAGGGGCACTCTCCAGGATTCTGCTCGTCGGGTTACTTCTTCTTTTCTTGCTCGTAAGACTCTTCTTCACGATAAAGAAGCGAAGAGAAGGCGGGAGGATAGCGAGAGACGAAGACGCGATCGCCCGCGAGGGAAAATCAAACTTTACCTTCCGTCGGATAATATTTGGACCTGTTCTCACTTTCTTTATTGTTTTATGTTGTTTGAATCCTTCATGGTTAAGATATCTTGAGATTCCGTATTCATCGTTTATAATGTGGTTCGGAGCCGTCATGGCGCTCGCCGGCATCGCGCTCCTTGCGTGGACTCATTTATGCCTCGGGAAAGAATGGTCGGTAAACCTGCAACTAAGAGACGATCATCGGTTGATTCGATCAGGCCCTTATTCAGAAGTCCGCCACCCGATGTACACGGCATTGTTTTTCATTTACATCGGCCTGGGACTAATCTCGAATGACTACGTGGCATTCATACTCATATTGATGGCAGTAATCAGCCTCCTTCTTAGAATACCCAGAGAAGAGGACATGATGATCGAGAAATTCGGCGAGGAATACAGAACTTACATTAAGAAGACAGGAAAGTTCTTCCCAAAACTCGGCTGA
- a CDS encoding T9SS type A sorting domain-containing protein produces MCKIITPKKSWIGFFIFIAFSFSGNTLAQSPYTWKSVMAGGGGFVPGIIYHPAARGLAYARTDIGGAYRWDNSANRWTPLTDLINRNSYNYALSTYFDAKDNTTAGVLSLALDSKDTNRVYLETGQFTQSWVGNGALLSSTDRGNTWKIISLPFKIGANEDGRGCGERLQVDPNDDSILFMGTSSNSLTSPSQAGLWKSTNFGATWSSLSSFTPTNVNFVLLDPSSSSPGNPTKKIFVSAADTSGKSLYVSTDGGSSWTVVVGQPHGAMAIRAAISGSLLYMTFANYQGPDNATAGSVWKYNIGNGSWTNITPTPAPPAQGGYSGISLYPKNPNYIIVSTLDRWYPKDEVYLSTDGGSTWVGKLGNANLDYSYAPYVSNYIGGNPSWLACVSMDPFDSSKVMLAGAPGVWACDNIFASTPTWYFKDENLEETVVFQIVSPQFTNLLSVMEDIDGFRHDNLDVSPPQGRWNPPKNTEFSIASAGNVPSKLVKAYLPGFVGAYNPAPYGAYSTDGGTTWNDFTGYPAGAVAGASWGQLSICISADGSTIVWSPAGASASYSADDGKTWTSCGGGVPDSVQPKADPVNPKKFYILDAISSGQIWISTDGGKTFLKGAGGLPTVPFYQSEDERLTTVPGHEGDLWICTGSNGLYHSLNSGSSASKVSSVGTAWLLGVGKASTPGGYPALYLWGIVNGILGIFRSDNSGATWTRINDDGHQFGYLLYVTGDPRVYGRCYISSEGRGILYGESANTDTTDNPTTFNFSPGPSDSLRSYYQNITASWSNASDPQGKTLTYIMHLFGPAVDTTFKTTNSSTSFSVGTIQPSNRYVLTGYASNGFDTTASANAIWFNTASIISGLSIPQKPILVSPAHGAVNQLPNLTLRINQTAGAIGYHWQVSINPGFSTTTINDSTSGTGDTANSVTLNAGTMYYWHVRALNAAGASAFSNLDSFSVMAIPAVPVLSSPVGGISSVPRATTFKWNRSANATKYRLQAATDNAFSGIVFDTTTADSSKKLSNPLTAKTTYYWRVNASDTIGASAYSIVALFTTGTGVDAIDLSGIPKEYALSQNYPDPFNPSTIIDYQLPVNGRVTLKVYDVLGREVETLVNEFEGPGKYEVRFDGARFSSGVYFYTLNAGTFLRTKKLVLLK; encoded by the coding sequence ATGTGTAAAATCATCACGCCAAAGAAATCGTGGATAGGTTTCTTTATTTTTATTGCGTTTTCGTTTTCCGGGAATACTCTTGCCCAGAGCCCGTACACCTGGAAGAGTGTAATGGCCGGCGGCGGAGGATTTGTGCCTGGAATAATTTATCATCCGGCCGCACGCGGGCTCGCATACGCCCGCACCGACATCGGCGGCGCATACCGCTGGGATAATTCCGCAAATCGATGGACTCCATTGACCGATTTGATTAACAGGAACAGTTACAATTACGCATTATCCACTTACTTTGACGCAAAGGATAATACCACCGCAGGGGTGTTATCACTTGCTCTTGATTCAAAGGACACGAATCGCGTCTACTTAGAAACCGGCCAATTCACACAATCGTGGGTAGGAAATGGAGCGCTATTATCTTCCACGGACAGAGGAAATACCTGGAAAATCATTTCTCTTCCGTTCAAGATCGGCGCTAACGAAGACGGACGCGGCTGCGGTGAACGTCTGCAGGTCGACCCGAACGATGACTCGATACTCTTCATGGGAACATCTTCCAATTCACTGACAAGCCCGTCTCAAGCAGGGCTTTGGAAGTCAACCAATTTCGGCGCAACGTGGTCGAGCCTTTCTTCATTCACTCCCACAAATGTGAATTTTGTCCTTCTTGATCCTTCGAGCTCGTCGCCTGGAAATCCGACGAAGAAAATATTTGTCAGCGCTGCCGATACAAGCGGGAAGAGTCTGTATGTGAGCACTGACGGGGGAAGTTCATGGACTGTCGTCGTGGGACAGCCGCACGGCGCCATGGCAATAAGAGCTGCCATCTCGGGCAGCCTTCTTTATATGACGTTTGCAAATTACCAGGGTCCTGATAATGCGACGGCGGGATCGGTCTGGAAATACAATATCGGCAATGGTTCGTGGACAAACATAACTCCAACTCCGGCGCCGCCGGCTCAAGGCGGTTACAGCGGTATATCGTTGTATCCGAAAAATCCGAATTACATAATTGTCAGCACGCTCGATCGCTGGTATCCAAAGGACGAAGTCTATCTTTCAACCGACGGCGGATCAACCTGGGTTGGCAAACTTGGTAATGCGAATTTGGATTACAGCTATGCACCTTATGTTTCGAACTACATAGGCGGTAATCCGTCCTGGCTCGCGTGCGTTTCGATGGATCCATTCGATTCAAGCAAAGTCATGCTTGCGGGTGCACCGGGGGTCTGGGCGTGCGATAACATTTTTGCTTCGACGCCGACCTGGTATTTCAAAGATGAAAATTTGGAAGAGACAGTTGTATTTCAGATAGTAAGTCCTCAATTCACAAACTTGCTCTCGGTAATGGAGGATATCGACGGATTCAGGCATGATAATCTTGACGTATCCCCACCACAGGGGAGATGGAATCCTCCTAAGAATACTGAATTTTCAATTGCCTCTGCAGGGAACGTTCCATCGAAACTAGTCAAAGCATATCTCCCCGGGTTTGTCGGCGCGTATAACCCCGCGCCTTACGGTGCCTATTCCACGGATGGGGGTACAACGTGGAACGACTTCACGGGGTATCCGGCCGGGGCAGTCGCCGGAGCCAGCTGGGGACAATTGTCGATTTGTATTTCCGCGGACGGAAGTACGATCGTATGGTCGCCGGCAGGTGCATCGGCATCATATTCTGCTGACGATGGGAAGACCTGGACAAGCTGCGGCGGTGGGGTACCGGATTCCGTGCAGCCCAAGGCTGACCCGGTAAACCCAAAGAAGTTTTACATCCTCGATGCCATTTCGTCAGGACAAATCTGGATTTCAACAGACGGAGGGAAAACATTTTTAAAAGGTGCCGGAGGTTTACCAACGGTACCGTTCTATCAATCAGAGGATGAACGTTTGACCACCGTACCGGGCCATGAAGGGGACTTGTGGATTTGCACCGGAAGTAACGGCCTCTATCATTCATTGAATTCCGGATCTTCTGCATCGAAAGTAAGCAGCGTAGGGACGGCTTGGCTGCTAGGAGTCGGCAAGGCTTCGACTCCGGGCGGGTATCCCGCACTTTACTTGTGGGGCATCGTAAACGGAATACTCGGCATTTTCCGTTCTGACAATTCCGGAGCGACGTGGACACGGATAAACGATGACGGACACCAATTCGGCTATCTACTTTATGTGACCGGCGATCCGAGAGTCTATGGGAGATGCTATATTTCATCTGAGGGGCGAGGGATTCTTTACGGCGAATCGGCGAACACCGACACGACCGACAACCCGACAACATTCAACTTTTCTCCGGGCCCAAGCGACAGTTTGAGAAGCTATTACCAAAATATCACTGCTAGTTGGTCAAATGCCAGCGATCCGCAGGGGAAAACGTTGACATACATCATGCACTTATTCGGTCCCGCCGTGGATACGACTTTCAAAACTACTAACAGTTCCACTTCATTTTCTGTTGGTACCATCCAGCCATCGAATCGATATGTTCTGACAGGTTATGCCTCAAATGGATTTGATACAACCGCCTCCGCGAATGCCATCTGGTTTAACACGGCATCCATAATATCGGGACTATCAATTCCACAGAAGCCCATACTTGTATCGCCTGCGCATGGTGCAGTAAATCAACTTCCGAATTTAACACTAAGGATTAATCAAACCGCGGGAGCGATTGGTTACCATTGGCAGGTGTCGATCAATCCAGGTTTTTCGACGACTACCATCAACGATTCTACATCCGGGACAGGAGACACGGCAAACTCAGTGACATTGAATGCCGGAACGATGTATTACTGGCACGTACGGGCGTTGAACGCCGCAGGTGCAAGTGCATTCTCTAATCTTGATTCTTTCAGCGTCATGGCCATCCCGGCCGTTCCTGTACTTTCATCGCCTGTTGGCGGGATTTCAAGTGTACCAAGAGCAACGACATTCAAGTGGAATCGTTCGGCTAATGCGACGAAGTATCGTCTTCAAGCGGCAACCGATAACGCTTTCTCCGGCATTGTTTTCGACACTACTACAGCAGACTCATCGAAGAAGTTATCCAATCCACTTACGGCAAAAACAACTTATTACTGGCGTGTGAATGCATCAGATACTATTGGAGCGAGCGCATATTCAATCGTTGCGTTATTCACGACAGGAACAGGAGTCGATGCAATAGACTTATCGGGGATACCAAAGGAATATGCATTGAGCCAGAATTACCCCGATCCGTTCAATCCTTCGACCATTATCGACTACCAATTGCCCGTGAACGGCCGCGTCACTTTGAAGGTATATGATGTCCTTGGAAGAGAAGTGGAAACTCTGGTCAATGAATTCGAGGGCCCAGGAAAATATGAAGTCAGGTTTGACGGGGCCAGATTTTCGAGCGGCGTATATTTTTACACATTGAATGCCGGGACTTTTCTTCGGACAAAAAAATTAGTTTTATTGAAGTAG
- a CDS encoding HU family DNA-binding protein, whose product MGKAMSKSQVADYFAKKFELKKKVAASILEELADLAYREAKNSFTLPGIGKLVLVNRKARLGRNPATGEQIQIPAKTVVKFRVAKACKDAVLGKK is encoded by the coding sequence ATGGGAAAGGCGATGTCAAAATCGCAAGTGGCAGATTATTTTGCCAAAAAATTCGAGCTGAAGAAAAAAGTTGCCGCCTCAATTCTAGAAGAACTTGCAGATCTGGCTTACCGCGAAGCCAAAAACTCGTTTACGCTTCCGGGAATCGGGAAGCTTGTGCTCGTAAACAGGAAAGCTCGTCTCGGAAGAAATCCCGCGACGGGAGAGCAAATTCAAATTCCTGCCAAGACAGTCGTTAAGTTTCGAGTGGCGAAAGCCTGCAAGGACGCAGTGCTGGGCAAGAAATAA
- a CDS encoding B12-binding domain-containing radical SAM protein: MGKIVRGFSISSLQGFPKRKTALLISPPLYDTQYWAEWSQPYGLLRIAALLKKYQYKRIELFDFLETGEDRKVANYRINPNDRYSEQGRPIKTEPVKITKNGETLKLLWRHFGKSWEELEMWLNEKGFDKRHPPTEIYISAVMSYWWEAVRDLTIRLKNRFGDRPKIILGGIYPSIAPEHAARMTKADIIVDGEVEEANDLWPDISFYEKPQTYGIVTPSRGCPFNCSYCAQLKINAGNRAVRFRDPKDIVAEMSHKYDEYGIRDFAFYADFLLWDFGNNLTRVLERIISEKLPFRLYAPEGLDTKFLSSSQHLCDLLKESNFQKIYLPVESIDDGYLKILNRRHVKLEHYVKAVKMVQKAGFTLRNLDVNSFVLYGLPGEKIDNVVKTAMFVSEMVGSIIPMLYSPVPSTTLYQNHLPYFKERGWDKKLQYLNGKLYPFIHMNEGSISDYVDLQRMMFMLNAHYRSESFQLYGHSLVNEAFRSNIRNGFENMVNLYKGWIPEKEAPPIRVINHDEPGQAIPSK, from the coding sequence ATGGGAAAAATTGTGAGAGGTTTCTCAATCAGCAGCCTTCAAGGATTCCCAAAAAGGAAAACAGCCCTACTTATTAGTCCACCACTATACGATACTCAGTATTGGGCAGAGTGGTCTCAACCATATGGCCTTTTACGCATCGCAGCGTTATTAAAGAAATACCAATATAAGCGGATTGAACTATTTGATTTTCTCGAAACAGGCGAGGATAGGAAAGTTGCCAACTATAGAATAAATCCTAACGACAGGTATTCTGAACAGGGACGACCAATAAAGACTGAACCAGTAAAAATAACGAAAAATGGAGAGACTTTAAAGTTACTATGGCGGCATTTCGGAAAATCCTGGGAAGAACTTGAAATGTGGTTGAACGAAAAGGGATTCGATAAAAGACATCCTCCAACGGAAATATATATATCTGCTGTAATGTCTTACTGGTGGGAAGCAGTTAGAGATTTGACGATTCGCTTAAAAAATCGGTTTGGAGATAGACCAAAGATTATTCTTGGTGGTATCTATCCTTCAATTGCACCAGAACATGCTGCTAGAATGACGAAAGCCGATATTATCGTCGATGGAGAAGTTGAAGAGGCAAATGACTTATGGCCCGATATTTCATTTTATGAAAAGCCGCAAACCTATGGGATAGTCACACCAAGTCGTGGCTGTCCATTTAATTGCTCCTACTGTGCCCAACTAAAAATAAACGCTGGAAACCGCGCAGTTCGATTTAGAGACCCTAAAGATATTGTTGCAGAGATGTCACATAAATATGATGAATATGGTATCCGCGACTTTGCGTTTTATGCTGATTTCCTGCTTTGGGACTTTGGCAATAATCTAACAAGAGTTCTTGAGCGGATTATTTCAGAAAAACTTCCGTTTAGATTGTACGCACCTGAAGGACTCGATACAAAATTCTTAAGTAGCTCACAGCACCTATGTGATCTTTTAAAAGAATCGAATTTCCAGAAAATATATCTTCCGGTTGAGAGTATCGATGACGGATATCTGAAAATTCTTAATAGAAGACACGTCAAGTTAGAGCATTATGTAAAAGCAGTAAAGATGGTACAAAAAGCGGGATTTACACTGCGAAATCTTGACGTGAATTCGTTTGTCCTGTACGGATTACCAGGCGAAAAGATTGACAACGTAGTAAAGACTGCGATGTTCGTTTCAGAAATGGTGGGATCAATAATCCCAATGCTGTATAGCCCGGTGCCTTCAACAACATTATATCAAAATCACTTACCTTATTTTAAGGAAAGAGGCTGGGATAAAAAATTGCAATATCTGAATGGAAAGTTGTATCCCTTTATCCACATGAATGAAGGCTCGATAAGTGACTACGTGGATTTACAGCGAATGATGTTCATGCTGAACGCGCATTACCGATCAGAGTCTTTTCAGTTGTATGGGCATTCATTAGTTAATGAAGCCTTCCGCTCCAATATAAGAAATGGTTTTGAAAACATGGTTAATCTGTACAAAGGTTGGATTCCTGAAAAAGAGGCCCCGCCAATTAGAGTAATCAATCATGACGAACCTGGGCAAGCTATTCCTTCAAAATAA
- a CDS encoding DNA alkylation repair protein, with translation MGIIKIQDYRRRKDDRFVSRGTSAYIFSRLKTRWYITISPPTFPLLVGGNILRIYSVPIIVRPHHNIVMKKLVEVIRRSLAAMPRKDAPSFRLVRREWSKRLKDSPGASVIALAKQLVPLGFWERLFAYETIVHHRAAFEALTKKGVISLGRGIHSWGEADSFAVYIAGPAWRERNISDRVVQSWARSTDRWWRRAALVSTVPLNNRARGGHGDAGRTLRICRMLVRDRDDMVVKALSWALRELSKRDPAAVRTFVERYDQQLAPRARREVANKLRTGLKNPRRASSS, from the coding sequence TTGGGGATTATCAAGATTCAGGACTACAGGAGAAGAAAGGATGACAGGTTTGTTTCTCGGGGAACCTCAGCTTATATTTTCTCGAGGCTGAAAACAAGATGGTACATAACAATTTCACCGCCGACTTTTCCGCTTCTTGTTGGCGGAAATATTTTGCGGATTTATAGCGTGCCAATCATAGTCAGACCGCACCACAATATCGTCATGAAGAAGCTCGTTGAAGTAATACGCCGCTCCCTTGCTGCCATGCCCCGAAAGGATGCCCCGTCATTTCGCCTGGTCCGGCGCGAGTGGTCTAAGCGGCTGAAGGATTCTCCGGGTGCGTCTGTTATTGCGCTGGCAAAACAGCTGGTGCCGCTGGGATTCTGGGAGCGCCTCTTCGCCTATGAGACCATCGTTCATCACCGGGCAGCCTTCGAAGCTCTGACCAAAAAGGGTGTCATTTCCCTCGGGAGAGGTATTCACAGCTGGGGAGAAGCCGACTCCTTCGCCGTTTACATCGCCGGCCCAGCCTGGCGGGAGCGAAACATCTCAGACCGGGTTGTCCAATCCTGGGCCCGCTCTACCGATCGATGGTGGAGACGGGCTGCGTTAGTGAGCACCGTTCCGCTCAACAATCGCGCTCGCGGCGGGCACGGAGACGCGGGTCGTACGCTAAGGATCTGTCGAATGCTCGTCCGCGACCGTGACGATATGGTAGTCAAAGCACTTTCCTGGGCACTCAGGGAATTGAGCAAACGGGACCCGGCGGCAGTCAGGACATTCGTGGAACGGTATGATCAGCAGCTCGCGCCGCGCGCCAGGCGGGAAGTCGCCAACAAGCTGCGGACCGGCCTCAAGAATCCTCGTCGTGCCTCAAGCTCTTAG
- a CDS encoding SRPBCC family protein, whose protein sequence is MNSKLSRITGFITTVLLLQLSALAQDKQDTMSAHPNTAVSPKSAAIHMEVDFSAGPERLYEALLDSKQFSEFTAQSKMFSAKSATIDSTEGGAFSLFDGRITGRNVELIPNKLIVQAWRVANWPEGVYSIVKFEFKPQGSGTHLVFDHTGFPEEMHDHLLAGWQSNYWDPLAKYLH, encoded by the coding sequence ATGAACAGCAAATTATCCAGGATCACCGGTTTTATTACCACAGTGTTATTGCTGCAATTATCTGCTCTTGCTCAGGATAAACAGGACACGATGAGTGCACATCCAAATACGGCTGTTTCTCCCAAATCAGCCGCCATCCATATGGAAGTCGACTTCAGCGCAGGTCCTGAGCGGCTATACGAAGCTTTACTCGACTCGAAACAATTCTCTGAGTTCACGGCGCAGTCGAAGATGTTTTCTGCAAAGTCAGCCACGATCGATAGCACCGAGGGTGGTGCTTTCTCTTTGTTCGACGGACGCATTACCGGCAGAAACGTGGAATTGATACCGAATAAACTAATCGTTCAGGCCTGGCGCGTCGCGAATTGGCCCGAAGGTGTGTATTCGATAGTGAAGTTTGAATTCAAACCGCAGGGGTCCGGAACGCATCTGGTGTTTGACCACACGGGTTTTCCGGAGGAAATGCACGACCACCTGCTGGCCGGATGGCAGAGCAACTATTGGGATCCCCTGGCGAAGTACCTTCACTAG
- a CDS encoding ATP-binding protein, whose amino-acid sequence MSPIKSITANDIGGELLPIITRGLYKDPLDALREYIQNSIDAGSSEVHVTLSRDLIMIRDDGTGMNESTARNSVRLGISEKKHTHDIGFRGIGIYSSFELCSELEIYTKVIESSEGYLVRFNFDGMRTRLEQDEKRKKLGHKKKFYLEKLLKETVVTKVDEEHVITTHGTVVILNGIRPEFQKRIIDTAEVIEYLQNVIPLPFSERFSYSTIIDEKLRRNDYRSIKLKLTSPDHDDYIYKPYEDSIFEHGKGEKPKFFEVKRRNSVKKFGFCWVCHNDDRKALKQDEMRGILIKKFGFSIAGREYLETYFTRVVFNRRITGELIVQNRNLIPNAARSDFEHNEARAEFILALTDLVQEMTSWAENIQQRLKARELLADMAPVVSEINDKLLESSRDISALLSFNVQLRDFKKQLSTHQKMMHRYDGKLYAKTTKLVHKAEKTIHDLLTIKNRSTKGSNDLLVDILKSTKLKADENELEYANEEPKSLIELFDQKELLTSAPLRDAIVYIDQLLHHLLSKKRYQIELRNLIDTLEEE is encoded by the coding sequence ATGAGCCCAATAAAAAGTATCACAGCTAATGATATTGGTGGGGAATTACTGCCAATTATCACACGAGGATTATACAAAGACCCTCTTGACGCGCTCAGAGAGTATATCCAGAATTCAATTGACGCAGGTTCGAGTGAGGTTCACGTAACACTTTCTCGTGACTTAATAATGATCCGTGACGATGGTACAGGCATGAATGAGAGTACTGCGAGAAATTCGGTGCGTCTCGGAATTTCCGAGAAAAAACATACCCATGATATCGGCTTTAGGGGAATTGGGATTTATAGTAGTTTTGAACTTTGCAGCGAACTTGAAATATACACTAAGGTAATTGAATCATCGGAAGGATATCTGGTAAGATTCAATTTTGATGGAATGCGAACTCGATTGGAGCAAGATGAAAAACGAAAGAAACTCGGGCATAAGAAAAAATTCTATTTAGAAAAACTTTTAAAGGAAACTGTGGTCACAAAAGTCGATGAGGAACATGTTATCACAACCCACGGCACTGTTGTCATATTAAATGGGATTAGGCCTGAATTTCAAAAAAGAATAATCGATACTGCTGAGGTAATTGAATATCTTCAAAATGTAATACCGTTACCATTCAGCGAAAGGTTCAGCTATTCAACAATTATCGATGAGAAACTTCGCAGAAATGATTATCGATCAATCAAATTGAAACTAACCTCGCCTGATCACGACGACTACATTTACAAACCCTACGAAGATTCTATTTTTGAACATGGAAAAGGTGAAAAACCGAAATTCTTTGAGGTAAAGAGAAGAAATTCCGTAAAGAAATTCGGATTCTGTTGGGTTTGTCATAATGATGATCGGAAGGCTTTGAAGCAAGATGAAATGAGAGGTATACTCATAAAAAAATTCGGCTTTTCTATCGCGGGTCGTGAATACCTTGAGACGTACTTCACAAGAGTCGTTTTTAACCGGAGAATTACCGGTGAACTGATAGTTCAGAATAGAAATCTTATTCCAAATGCAGCTCGCTCTGACTTTGAACACAATGAAGCGAGAGCAGAGTTTATCCTGGCATTGACAGATCTTGTTCAGGAAATGACCTCGTGGGCGGAAAATATCCAACAGAGACTAAAAGCTCGCGAGTTGTTGGCTGACATGGCGCCAGTTGTCTCGGAAATAAATGACAAACTACTCGAATCAAGTAGAGATATCTCAGCTCTTCTTTCATTTAACGTGCAGTTACGCGACTTTAAAAAACAGCTCTCCACACATCAGAAAATGATGCATAGATATGATGGTAAACTCTATGCTAAGACGACCAAGCTTGTTCACAAAGCAGAAAAGACCATCCACGATCTTCTAACTATAAAGAATAGGTCCACCAAAGGCTCCAATGATCTTCTGGTTGATATTCTCAAAAGCACAAAATTGAAAGCGGATGAAAACGAACTAGAATACGCAAATGAAGAACCCAAGAGCCTTATTGAATTGTTCGACCAAAAAGAGTTATTGACATCAGCCCCTCTAAGAGATGCTATCGTCTACATCGATCAACTGCTGCATCACCTTCTTTCCAAGAAGCGTTATCAAATAGAGCTAAGAAATTTGATCGACACGTTGGAGGAAGAATAA